The following proteins are encoded in a genomic region of Sulfurovum indicum:
- a CDS encoding UDP-N-acetylglucosamine--N-acetylmuramyl-(pentapeptide) pyrophosphoryl-undecaprenol N-acetylglucosamine transferase — protein MSIVMTGGGTGGHLAIVRAVKEQLVNNADKRDQGAELRAYKEVSQSDTSQNSSPFTLHSSLPTKLVYIGSTKGQDRQWFEDDVDFEAKYFLKTKGVVNQRGIGKLQALWMMFKAFLEARKLLKKHHAKVVFSVGGFSAAATAFAAKSLGIPLVIHEQNAAQGSLNRLLKPFSAAFISSYLEESPIKAYPVKEVFFQNAHIRKKANTVIFLGGSQGARAINELALSIAPELKERGIKIIHQAGSNHIEEVENTYKELGIEAEVFGFTTKLADYMNEADFAIARAGASTLWELSAAALPTLFVPYPYAAGDHQYHNAKFLVDKELAWLMKENEIGKEKVLALLDENLEIKSRGLMEIVEKDGSREIALFLKAFTDK, from the coding sequence ATGAGTATTGTTATGACGGGTGGTGGAACGGGTGGACATCTTGCTATTGTAAGAGCAGTAAAAGAGCAGCTTGTCAATAATGCTGACAAAAGGGATCAGGGGGCAGAGTTAAGAGCTTATAAAGAGGTGTCGCAAAGCGATACCAGCCAAAACTCTTCACCCTTCACTCTTCACTCTTCTCTACCAACAAAGTTGGTATATATCGGTTCGACAAAAGGACAGGACAGACAGTGGTTTGAAGATGATGTTGACTTTGAAGCCAAATATTTTCTTAAAACCAAAGGAGTTGTCAATCAGAGAGGAATAGGAAAACTTCAGGCACTCTGGATGATGTTCAAGGCCTTTTTGGAGGCACGAAAGCTACTCAAGAAGCATCATGCAAAAGTGGTCTTCTCTGTAGGGGGCTTTTCTGCTGCGGCAACGGCTTTTGCAGCCAAATCTCTGGGGATCCCGCTTGTGATCCATGAACAGAATGCAGCACAGGGTTCGTTAAACAGACTGCTCAAACCCTTTTCTGCAGCCTTTATTAGTTCTTATCTGGAGGAGAGTCCTATTAAAGCGTATCCGGTCAAAGAGGTTTTTTTTCAAAATGCACATATCCGAAAAAAGGCCAACACTGTTATTTTTTTGGGTGGTTCACAAGGTGCCAGGGCAATTAATGAGCTGGCTCTTTCCATAGCTCCGGAGCTTAAAGAACGTGGTATTAAGATCATCCATCAGGCGGGAAGTAATCATATTGAAGAAGTAGAAAACACCTATAAAGAGCTTGGAATCGAAGCAGAGGTCTTTGGGTTTACTACCAAGCTGGCAGACTATATGAATGAAGCAGACTTTGCCATAGCGCGAGCAGGTGCATCAACACTCTGGGAACTCTCTGCAGCAGCATTGCCGACCCTTTTTGTTCCATACCCCTATGCAGCAGGTGATCATCAGTATCATAATGCAAAATTTCTTGTAGACAAAGAGCTTGCATGGCTGATGAAGGAGAACGAGATTGGCAAAGAAAAAGTACTGGCTCTGCTGGATGAGAACTTGGAAATAAAAAGTAGAGGCTTGATGGAGATTGTCGAGAAGGACGGAAGCCGGGAGATCGCCCTGTTTTTAAAAGCATTTACTGACAAATAG
- a CDS encoding FtsW/RodA/SpoVE family cell cycle protein, translating to MIDKPLLTAVMALLTLSLVMDYSLSVYTVQHFGYNEFHFFIRQTAAVFAGLTAMIILSKLDPDKWFAPTGIMLFIVFFILMIAMQFLPASLVNAVGGAKRWIHLGPLSIAPVEFFKVGFVFFLAWSFKRKLGDKEKMGFLEELRLFAPYLIIFAIAVVLIAIFQKDLGQVVVLGATLLTLFLFVGSSYKFFLMLLSSAFAGVIALIFFAPHRMARIKSWWVSVQDTVLSLFPFESVQYLRVEATVKEPWQISNSLNAIHNGGLWGQGLGNGQFKLGYLSEVHTDFILAGITEELGFAGLALVVFTVLFVIFRIFKIASKVQDPMYYLFSVGIGLLIAYSFILNAYGISGITPIKGIAVPFLSYGGSHILAMCIAIGMILMVSKKVPRDMHGNIL from the coding sequence ATGATAGACAAACCGCTTCTTACCGCAGTGATGGCACTTCTGACTCTTTCATTGGTGATGGATTACTCTCTCTCTGTCTATACTGTACAGCATTTTGGCTATAACGAATTTCATTTTTTTATTCGTCAGACTGCAGCGGTCTTTGCAGGATTGACTGCAATGATCATTTTAAGCAAACTTGATCCTGATAAGTGGTTTGCCCCTACCGGTATAATGCTTTTTATTGTTTTTTTTATATTAATGATCGCTATGCAGTTTCTGCCCGCCTCTCTGGTCAATGCGGTAGGCGGTGCCAAGCGCTGGATACATCTTGGACCGCTCTCTATCGCACCTGTAGAGTTCTTTAAAGTGGGATTTGTCTTTTTTCTTGCGTGGAGTTTCAAGCGCAAGCTTGGAGACAAGGAGAAGATGGGTTTTCTTGAGGAGCTTAGGCTGTTTGCACCCTATTTGATTATTTTTGCCATAGCCGTTGTACTTATTGCGATCTTTCAGAAAGATCTTGGCCAGGTGGTTGTACTGGGAGCTACTTTATTGACACTGTTTTTATTCGTAGGCAGTTCCTACAAGTTCTTTTTAATGCTGCTCTCTTCAGCTTTTGCCGGTGTGATCGCTCTGATTTTTTTTGCTCCCCACCGTATGGCACGTATCAAAAGCTGGTGGGTAAGTGTACAGGATACAGTGCTCTCTCTGTTCCCGTTTGAGTCAGTACAGTATTTAAGGGTGGAGGCGACGGTAAAAGAACCATGGCAGATATCAAACTCTCTCAATGCCATTCACAATGGAGGACTTTGGGGACAGGGGCTTGGAAACGGACAGTTCAAGCTGGGTTACCTCTCTGAGGTACATACCGACTTTATCTTGGCGGGGATTACAGAAGAGCTTGGTTTTGCAGGACTGGCACTTGTTGTATTCACTGTACTTTTTGTAATCTTCCGCATCTTCAAGATCGCGTCCAAAGTACAGGACCCGATGTACTACCTTTTCAGTGTAGGGATCGGTCTGCTTATTGCATATTCGTTCATTCTCAACGCTTACGGAATATCAGGAATTACTCCTATCAAAGGGATTGCAGTACCATTCCTGAGTTATGGAGGTTCACACATTCTGGCAATGTGTATCGCCATAGGGATGATACTGATGGTATCGAAAAAGGTTCCACGTGATATGCACGGGAATATATTATAG